A single region of the Streptomyces sp. ITFR-16 genome encodes:
- a CDS encoding TetR/AcrR family transcriptional regulator — protein MQAQAPDQDERVPGERDGQSGDDRPRQADDSPGRRTGDEPEPRRGRPRSAAAERAILDAVIELLEAGEPLAGLSIERIARTAGVGKATIYRRWADKEELFVDVLRDIEPPEPEVSGTGGLDDLRVLLESMRTGGLARRSSVFLHNVFAQMKSHPKLWSEYQCTVIAPRRLAMVAAVRRAVELGELRGDTDLDLMDDLFLGPMLVRTVHRPDAPLPDDLADRIIALVTEGLGPRPAGTGPGSAADPG, from the coding sequence GTGCAGGCTCAGGCACCGGACCAGGACGAACGGGTCCCGGGCGAACGGGACGGGCAGTCCGGCGACGACCGGCCCCGGCAGGCGGACGACAGCCCCGGCCGGCGGACCGGCGACGAGCCGGAGCCCCGTCGTGGCCGCCCGCGCAGCGCCGCCGCCGAGCGGGCCATCCTGGACGCCGTCATCGAACTGCTGGAGGCCGGTGAACCCCTCGCCGGCCTCTCCATCGAGCGGATCGCCCGCACCGCCGGGGTCGGCAAGGCCACCATCTACCGGCGCTGGGCCGACAAGGAGGAGCTCTTCGTCGACGTCCTGCGCGACATCGAGCCGCCGGAACCCGAGGTGTCGGGCACCGGCGGCCTCGACGACCTGCGGGTCCTGCTGGAGTCGATGCGCACCGGGGGTCTCGCCCGGCGCTCCTCGGTCTTCCTGCACAACGTCTTCGCGCAGATGAAGAGCCACCCCAAGCTCTGGTCCGAGTACCAGTGCACCGTGATCGCCCCCCGCCGCCTCGCCATGGTCGCCGCCGTCCGGCGGGCCGTCGAGCTGGGCGAACTGCGGGGGGACACGGATCTGGACCTGATGGACGACCTGTTCCTCGGCCCCATGCTCGTACGCACGGTCCACCGGCCGGACGCGCCGCTGCCCGACGATCTCGCCGACCGGATCATCGCCCTGGTGACCGAGGGCCTCGGCCCCCGGCCCGCAGGCACCGGACCGGGAAGCGCCGCAGACCCGGGCTGA
- a CDS encoding endonuclease/exonuclease/phosphatase family protein has protein sequence MVQAYRTDAENGGVGPQRSGSRFRDLRDRWTRDPGIWRRGIVLACCSVLLTLVMVFHAQIPNTIGNLGSLTETFLPWIAVFVPLLLVLALVRRSATALIALLLPVVFWFNLFGGLLTDKSGGGGDLTVATHNVNADNPDPAGTAQQVAGSGADVIALQELPAGQVAAYESALAARFPYHSVQGTVGVWSKYRLSDTRPVDIKMGWVRAMRTTVATPEGPLAVYVAHLPSVRVKLHAGFTANQRDQSADALGEAISHERLERVALLGDLNGTMNDRSLNAVTSQMRSTQGAAGDGFGFSWPASFPMARIDQIMVKGVEPMSSWTLPATDSDHLPIAARVKL, from the coding sequence ATGGTGCAGGCGTACAGGACGGACGCGGAGAACGGCGGCGTGGGACCGCAGCGCTCCGGATCCCGCTTCCGGGACCTGCGCGACAGATGGACCCGGGACCCGGGCATCTGGCGGCGCGGCATCGTCCTGGCCTGCTGCTCCGTCCTGCTGACGCTGGTGATGGTCTTCCATGCCCAGATCCCGAACACCATCGGCAACCTGGGCAGCCTCACCGAGACGTTCCTGCCCTGGATCGCCGTCTTCGTCCCGCTGCTGCTGGTCCTGGCCCTGGTGCGCCGCTCGGCGACCGCGCTGATCGCCCTGCTGCTGCCGGTCGTGTTCTGGTTCAACCTGTTCGGCGGGCTGCTCACCGACAAGTCCGGCGGCGGCGGCGATCTCACCGTCGCCACCCACAACGTCAACGCGGACAACCCGGACCCCGCCGGCACCGCCCAGCAGGTCGCGGGCTCCGGCGCGGACGTCATCGCCCTCCAGGAGCTGCCCGCCGGCCAGGTGGCGGCGTACGAGTCGGCGCTCGCCGCGCGCTTCCCGTACCACTCCGTGCAGGGGACCGTCGGTGTGTGGAGCAAGTACCGGCTCAGCGACACCCGGCCGGTGGACATCAAGATGGGCTGGGTCCGGGCCATGCGGACCACCGTCGCCACCCCCGAGGGTCCGCTCGCCGTCTATGTGGCACACCTGCCCTCGGTCCGGGTCAAGCTGCACGCCGGGTTCACCGCCAACCAGCGCGACCAGAGCGCGGACGCCCTCGGCGAGGCCATCTCCCACGAGCGGCTGGAGCGGGTCGCGCTGCTCGGCGACCTCAACGGCACCATGAACGACCGCTCGCTCAACGCGGTCACCTCCCAGATGCGCTCCACCCAGGGCGCGGCCGGTGACGGCTTCGGCTTCAGCTGGCCCGCGTCGTTCCCGATGGCGCGGATCGACCAGATCATGGTGAAGGGCGTCGAGCCGATGTCCTCGTGGACGCTCCCGGCCACGGACAGCGACCATCTTCCGATCGCCGCCCGCGTCAAGCTCTGA
- a CDS encoding MFS transporter, producing the protein MPLALLALAVSAFGIGTTEFVMMGLLPNVADDLGTSVPTAGYLVSAYAIGVVLGAPLLTSVGSRIPRKRMLLLLMALFTVGNLASALAPGFGWLVAGRLLAGLPHGAFFGVGAVVAARLVPEGRRARAVATMFLGLTVANIVGVPAATLLGQHLGWRATFLVVAVIGLCAMAALARLIPQIPVEAHQNVRHELRALGNRQVLLGLLTAVFGFAGVFAVYSYLSAMTTEAMGFGESSVTPVLALFGIGMTLGALAAGPLTDRALRPTLYGSLGALAVVLVVFPFAAHVRWAALVMVVLLGGVGFMTTTPLQMLVMNKAKDAPTLASASNHSAFNLANAGGAWLGGVAIAAGWGWTSPALVGAALALAGLAIAVTAGTLDRERGTSKVVAGQNSARPAFEDKTSAGSGRN; encoded by the coding sequence ATGCCCCTGGCCCTGCTCGCGTTGGCTGTGAGCGCCTTCGGCATCGGCACCACCGAGTTCGTGATGATGGGCCTGCTGCCCAATGTCGCGGACGACCTGGGCACCTCCGTCCCCACCGCCGGGTATCTGGTGTCGGCCTACGCGATCGGCGTGGTGCTCGGCGCGCCCCTGCTCACCTCCGTCGGCTCCCGGATCCCGCGCAAGCGGATGCTCCTGCTGCTGATGGCGCTCTTCACCGTCGGCAACCTCGCCTCCGCGCTCGCCCCCGGCTTCGGCTGGCTGGTCGCGGGGCGGCTGCTGGCCGGGCTGCCGCACGGCGCGTTCTTCGGCGTCGGCGCGGTCGTCGCCGCCCGGCTCGTCCCCGAGGGGCGCCGGGCCCGGGCCGTGGCCACGATGTTCCTCGGCCTGACCGTTGCCAACATCGTCGGCGTGCCCGCCGCCACCCTGCTCGGCCAGCACCTCGGCTGGCGGGCCACCTTCCTGGTGGTCGCGGTCATCGGCCTCTGTGCGATGGCCGCGCTCGCCCGGCTGATCCCGCAGATCCCGGTCGAGGCCCACCAGAACGTCCGCCACGAGCTGCGCGCCCTCGGCAACCGGCAGGTGCTGCTCGGCCTGCTCACCGCCGTCTTCGGCTTCGCCGGGGTCTTCGCCGTGTACTCCTACCTCTCGGCGATGACCACCGAGGCGATGGGCTTCGGCGAGTCCTCCGTGACGCCGGTGCTGGCGCTCTTCGGCATCGGCATGACCCTGGGCGCCCTCGCCGCGGGCCCGCTCACGGACCGGGCGCTGCGCCCGACGCTGTACGGATCACTGGGCGCGCTCGCCGTGGTCCTGGTCGTCTTCCCGTTCGCCGCGCATGTGCGGTGGGCCGCGCTGGTGATGGTGGTGCTGCTGGGCGGGGTCGGCTTCATGACCACCACCCCGCTCCAGATGCTCGTCATGAACAAGGCCAAGGACGCCCCGACCCTGGCGTCCGCCTCCAACCACTCCGCGTTCAACCTGGCCAACGCGGGCGGCGCGTGGCTCGGCGGCGTGGCCATCGCGGCCGGCTGGGGCTGGACCTCCCCGGCCCTGGTCGGCGCGGCCCTGGCCCTGGCGGGCCTGGCGATCGCGGTGACGGCGGGCACGCTGGACCGTGAGAGGGGAACCTCAAAGGTGGTGGCCGGCCAGAATTCAGCCCGTCCGGCGTTCGAGGACAAGACCTCGGCCGGATCGGGCCGCAACTGA
- a CDS encoding NAD+ synthase, whose translation MPQLRLALNQIDSTVGDLAGNAEAIVHWTRHSAEQGAHLVAFPEMVLTGYPVEDLALRSSFVEASRAALRALAVRLDEEGFGELPVVVGYLDRSESAAARYGQPAGSPRNAAAVLHRGAVALNFAKHHLPNYGVFDEFRYFVPGDSMPVVRVHGIDVALAICEDLWQDGGRVPAARAAGAGLLLSVNASPYERDKDDTRLELVRRRAREADCTTAYLAMIGGQDELVFDGDSIVVDRHGEVIARAPQFAEGSVILDLDLPAAPAETPSGVVNDGLRIDHVVLSEKPLPPYEAELAGGYAERLDDDEEVYSALVVGLRAYAAKNGFSSVLLGLSGGIDSALCAAIACDALGARNVYAVSMPSKYSSEHSKGDAAEMARRTGLNFRTVPIEPMFDAYMGSLELTGLAEENLQARLRGTLLMALSNQEGHIVLAPGNKSELAVGYSTLYGDAVGAYGPIKDVYKTWVFRLAKWRNRAAEERGQTPPIPEASITKPPSAELRPGQVDTDSLPDYDVLDRILELYVDRDQGLDAIVAAGFDEALVAKTLRMVDTAEYKRRQYPPGTKISPKGFGKDRRLPITNRWREAG comes from the coding sequence GTGCCTCAACTACGCCTCGCACTGAATCAGATCGACTCGACCGTCGGTGACCTCGCCGGCAACGCCGAGGCGATCGTCCACTGGACCCGGCACTCCGCCGAACAGGGCGCCCATCTGGTGGCGTTCCCGGAGATGGTGCTGACCGGCTACCCCGTCGAGGACCTGGCCCTGCGGTCGTCCTTCGTCGAGGCCTCGCGGGCCGCGCTGCGCGCGCTCGCCGTCCGGCTCGACGAGGAGGGCTTCGGGGAGCTGCCGGTCGTCGTCGGCTACCTCGACCGCTCCGAGTCCGCCGCCGCGCGCTACGGCCAGCCGGCCGGGTCCCCGCGCAACGCGGCCGCGGTGCTGCACCGGGGCGCGGTCGCGCTGAACTTCGCCAAGCACCACCTGCCCAACTACGGCGTCTTCGACGAGTTCCGGTACTTCGTGCCGGGCGACTCGATGCCGGTGGTGCGGGTGCACGGCATCGATGTGGCGCTCGCGATCTGCGAGGACCTCTGGCAGGACGGCGGCCGGGTGCCGGCCGCGCGCGCCGCCGGGGCCGGACTGCTGCTCTCCGTCAACGCCTCGCCCTACGAGCGGGACAAGGACGACACCCGCCTCGAACTGGTCCGCAGGCGGGCCCGGGAGGCGGACTGCACGACCGCCTATCTGGCGATGATCGGCGGCCAGGACGAGCTGGTCTTCGACGGCGACTCGATCGTCGTCGACCGGCACGGCGAGGTCATCGCCCGCGCGCCCCAGTTCGCCGAGGGCAGCGTCATCCTCGACCTGGACCTGCCGGCCGCCCCCGCCGAGACCCCGTCGGGTGTGGTAAACGACGGTCTGCGGATCGACCACGTGGTCCTCTCCGAGAAGCCCCTCCCGCCCTACGAGGCGGAGCTGGCCGGCGGCTACGCGGAGCGGCTCGACGACGACGAGGAGGTCTACTCCGCGCTGGTCGTCGGGCTGCGTGCGTACGCCGCGAAGAACGGTTTCAGCAGTGTGCTGCTGGGGCTCTCCGGCGGAATCGACTCGGCGCTCTGCGCGGCCATCGCCTGCGATGCGCTGGGGGCGCGGAACGTGTACGCGGTCTCGATGCCGTCGAAGTACTCCTCGGAGCACTCCAAGGGCGACGCGGCCGAGATGGCACGGCGTACCGGGCTGAACTTCCGGACCGTGCCGATCGAGCCGATGTTCGACGCGTACATGGGGTCGCTGGAGCTGACCGGGCTGGCCGAGGAGAACCTCCAGGCGCGGCTGCGCGGCACGCTGCTGATGGCGCTGTCCAACCAGGAGGGCCACATCGTCCTGGCGCCCGGCAACAAGTCCGAGCTGGCGGTCGGGTACTCCACGCTGTACGGGGACGCGGTCGGCGCGTACGGGCCGATCAAGGACGTGTACAAGACGTGGGTCTTCCGGCTGGCGAAGTGGCGCAACCGGGCCGCCGAGGAGCGCGGGCAGACCCCGCCGATCCCGGAGGCCTCGATCACCAAGCCGCCGAGCGCCGAGCTGCGGCCGGGCCAGGTCGACACGGACTCGCTGCCGGACTACGACGTGCTGGACCGGATCCTGGAGCTGTACGTGGACCGGGACCAGGGCCTCGACGCGATCGTGGCGGCCGGGTTCGACGAGGCGCTGGTGGCGAAGACGCTGCGGATGGTGGACACCGCGGAGTACAAGCGGCGGCAGTATCCGCCGGGGACGAAGATCTCGCCGAAGGGATTCGGGAAGGACCGGCGGCTGCCGATCACGAACCGGTGGCGGGAGGCCGGCTGA
- a CDS encoding multicopper oxidase family protein — protein sequence MSAQPTRRAVLGASLALAGTGALAACAGRGTASDHSAMNHGAPAGTTPPEGYVDPAGPEVVAAERRRGTGPERKVSLTATATRLDLGGGRTVSSWAYGDRLPGKEVRVTAGDTLALTLANHLPQSTSMHWHGLALRNDMDGVPGLTQRAVEPGADFTYRFTVPDPGTYWFHPHSGVQLDRGLYAPLIVDDPREPLSYDKEWVVVLDDWLDGVDGSTPDAVLDELTGGNGGHSGHAMPATPSAAGGPSRMLMGATSELLGGDAGDVAYPYYLVNGRTGDDPSVFTAAPGDRIRLRIINAGGDTAFRIALGGHRMTVTHTDGFPVRHTGTDALLLGMGERYDVLVTAGDGVFPLTALAEGKDAATMALLRTGGGTAPKASARPKELDGELVTADRLAPDASVALAAGEPDRTVRIRLTGSMEAYDWAFDGKPYTADQRHPVQAGERVRMEFRNPTAMWHPVHLHGHTFALAGGAAGARKDTAIVLPRQSLTVDFDADNPGLWMLHCHNLYHAEAGMMTVVGYRS from the coding sequence ATGTCCGCTCAGCCCACCCGCCGCGCCGTTCTCGGCGCCTCGCTCGCCCTCGCCGGTACCGGAGCCCTCGCCGCCTGCGCCGGGCGCGGCACCGCGTCGGACCACTCCGCCATGAACCACGGGGCGCCCGCCGGCACCACGCCCCCCGAGGGCTATGTCGACCCCGCAGGACCGGAGGTCGTCGCCGCCGAACGGCGCCGGGGCACCGGCCCCGAGCGCAAGGTCTCCCTCACCGCGACCGCCACCCGGCTCGACCTCGGCGGCGGCCGTACCGTCAGCTCCTGGGCGTACGGGGACCGGCTGCCCGGCAAGGAGGTGCGGGTCACCGCCGGGGACACGCTCGCCCTCACCCTCGCCAACCACCTCCCGCAGTCGACCTCGATGCACTGGCACGGGCTCGCCCTGCGCAACGACATGGACGGCGTGCCCGGCCTGACCCAGCGGGCCGTCGAACCGGGCGCCGACTTCACGTACCGGTTCACCGTGCCGGACCCCGGCACCTACTGGTTCCACCCGCACTCGGGCGTCCAGCTGGACCGGGGGCTCTACGCGCCGCTGATCGTCGACGACCCGAGGGAGCCCCTGTCGTACGACAAGGAGTGGGTCGTCGTCCTGGACGACTGGCTCGACGGGGTGGACGGCTCCACCCCCGACGCGGTGCTCGACGAACTGACCGGCGGCAACGGCGGCCACAGCGGGCACGCCATGCCCGCGACACCGTCGGCCGCCGGTGGCCCCTCGCGCATGCTGATGGGCGCCACCAGCGAGCTGCTGGGCGGGGACGCCGGGGACGTGGCCTACCCGTACTACCTGGTGAACGGGCGTACCGGCGACGATCCTTCCGTCTTCACGGCCGCGCCCGGGGACCGTATCCGGCTGCGGATCATCAACGCGGGCGGCGACACCGCCTTCCGGATCGCGCTCGGCGGCCACCGGATGACCGTCACGCACACCGACGGCTTCCCGGTCCGGCACACCGGGACCGACGCCCTGCTGCTCGGGATGGGCGAGCGCTACGACGTGCTGGTCACCGCAGGCGACGGGGTGTTCCCCCTGACCGCGCTGGCCGAGGGCAAGGACGCCGCCACGATGGCCCTGCTGCGCACCGGGGGCGGCACGGCGCCCAAGGCCTCCGCACGGCCGAAGGAGCTGGACGGCGAGCTGGTGACCGCCGACCGGCTGGCTCCGGACGCGTCCGTCGCGCTGGCGGCCGGGGAGCCCGACCGGACGGTGCGGATCCGGCTGACGGGGTCGATGGAGGCGTACGACTGGGCCTTCGACGGCAAGCCGTACACCGCCGACCAGCGCCATCCGGTGCAGGCCGGGGAGCGGGTCCGGATGGAGTTCCGGAACCCGACCGCGATGTGGCACCCGGTCCATCTGCACGGGCACACCTTCGCGCTGGCCGGGGGCGCCGCCGGGGCCCGCAAGGACACCGCGATCGTGCTGCCCCGGCAGTCGCTGACGGTGGACTTCGACGCCGACAACCCGGGGCTGTGGATGCTGCACTGCCACAACCTGTACCACGCGGAGGCGGGCATGATGACAGTCGTCGGCTACCGCAGCTGA
- a CDS encoding DUF6153 family protein, translating into MSGTRSARYGRLLLFAALLFGIFTMHTVGHPAADHAPEHSGTVASAPQMPSDPAAGAAAPHHPAAPPHGMDPLAVCLAVLGVWGLALLTVLLLVPATRRAVGPLPGAGAAPAVRVPPPRPRKAALIGLSVLRI; encoded by the coding sequence ATGTCGGGGACCAGGAGTGCGAGGTACGGGCGGCTGCTGCTGTTCGCCGCGCTGCTCTTCGGGATCTTCACCATGCACACGGTCGGGCACCCGGCCGCCGACCACGCACCGGAGCACAGCGGCACGGTGGCATCGGCCCCGCAGATGCCGTCGGACCCGGCGGCCGGGGCCGCCGCACCCCACCACCCCGCCGCGCCCCCGCACGGCATGGACCCCCTGGCCGTCTGTCTCGCCGTGCTGGGCGTCTGGGGTCTCGCCCTGCTCACCGTGCTGCTGCTGGTCCCGGCGACGCGCCGGGCCGTCGGCCCCCTGCCGGGAGCCGGCGCGGCCCCAGCCGTACGCGTGCCCCCGCCCCGGCCCCGCAAGGCCGCCCTCATCGGTCTGTCGGTCCTGCGGATATAG